In Zingiber officinale cultivar Zhangliang chromosome 1A, Zo_v1.1, whole genome shotgun sequence, a genomic segment contains:
- the LOC122008154 gene encoding uncharacterized protein LOC122008154 → MGHAAGGHSSHFIDESRRGGQSGGGDPAAGDTKDGILTVAENGGGIESPSPHAAIRPSQTSEAFGGGLLSSGGGDLVLVLPISAVYTVHSSARSFLATHRGPWLGGAPAFDLSSSLLSSPCDQPARTAAVSLSVCSLFQSVKNLKIRLNIMDWKKVSNATASSSSVPITKKRLPKKIRQVPDYYFLPRRSLPSAFAFYGACCAAGVGAGMILEVWIKKKIKEDGGVIWEF, encoded by the exons ATGGGTCACGCCGCAG GTGGCCATAGTTCACATTTTATCGACGAATCACGTAGAGGTGGGCAGTCAGGCGGCGGGGATCCGGCGGCGGGGGACACGAAAGATGGAATTTTGACGGTAGCTGAGAACGGAGGAGGAATTGAAAGC CCGTCGCCACACGCCGCCATTCGGCCTTCCCAAACTTCCGAAGCCTTCGGAGGCGGACTACTTTCCTCTGGCGGTGGCGATCTCGTTTTAGTTCTCCCGATCTCCGCAGTCTACACGGTGCATAGCAGCGCGAGATCCTTTCTCGCCACCCATCGTGGGCCGTGGCTCGGTGGGGCTCCGGCGTTTGATTTGTCCTCCTCATTACTTTCTTCTCCGTGCGACCAGCCGGCGAGGACAGCTGCTGTGAGCTTGTCAGTGTGTTCTCTCTTCCAATCCG TGAAGAATCTAAAGATTCGATTGAATATTATGGATTGGAAGAAAGTGAGCAATGCTACTGCTAGTAGCTCAAGTGTGCCAATTACTAAGAAGCGACTTCCAAAGAAAATTAGACAGGTGCCTGACTACTATTTTCTTCCACGAAGGTCCTTACCTTCTGCATTTGCATTTTATGGTGCGTGTTGTGCTGCTGGAGTTGGAGCAGGAATGATACTTGAAGTTTGGATTAAGAAAAAGATCAAAG AGGATGGAGGCGTCATTTGGGAGTTTTGA